AGGTTCATCCGCGCGCGCCAGGGGAGGCGTAAATAACATCAGCAGCAGGAGCGCGGCACAAAGACAACCTCTCTTCCAGTTGCTGCCGCCTGACAGACGTGTTATCAGAAAATACACAGCGTAATTCGTACGAAGCATAGACCCTTCCTTATGACATTGCGCTTGATGCTGGCCTTTGCCGTTGCAGCGGCAGAGGCCAGCGCTGTTTGCAGGTAGGGTTTGCCATGCCAGGGGCTGGACAAACCAGGAAGCAGCATCGGAATCATTGGAATGCAGTAGCAGCAGAACACCACGCTGCGCGAGTCTTGCGCCGTTTACACCTCTGCCCAGCGCCGCAACAGATTGTGATAAATGCCGGTCAGCTTGACGGCATTGGGCGCATTCACATCCGCAGCACCCACACTCTGCGCCACATTGTCGAGATCAAAGAGCAGCGTGCGCGCGCCATCATCCCTCACCATGCTTTGCATCCAGAAGAACGAACTCACGCGCGCCCCTCGCGTCACCGGCAATACTTTGTGCAGGCTCGAGGAGGGATAAAGCACCATGTGCCCGGCAGGCAGCTTGACCGAATGAATGCCGTAGGTATCTTCGATAATTAACTCTCCACCGTCATACTCCTCGGGGCTGCTGAAGAAAAGCGTCGCCGAAAGATCGCTTCTCACCCGATGCGTGGTTCCTTTCAGATGGCGAATCGCATTGTCCACATGCGTTCCAAAAGATTGACCGCCGGCGTAGCGATTGAAGAGCGGCGGAAACACTTTCATCGGCAAGGCTGCCGACACAAACAACGGGTTCTGCCCCAGGCTTTGCAAAATCCACTCGCCTACTTCTTTGGCTACGGGATGGCCTTCAGGAATCTGCATATTGTTTTTCGCGAGCGCTGACTGGTGCCCCGCCGTCACGCGGCCGTCGGTCCACTCCGCGGAATCAAGTTTCTGGCGGATCGTTGCCACCTGCTCGGGAGAAAAAACATCAGGAATCGTCAAAAGCATAAGGTCTTCCTCAATCTGTCAATGTTGATTTTTAGAACTTCCAATGCAGCCCGAAGAGAGCCGATGTGCCCGCGCCCGGAATAACGTGGCCCGGATGTAACTCATCGAGGTAATAGCGATCCAGCAGGTTCTCCACATTCACCTGCAGCGAGACACGCCGGTTGATTTCGTATTTCCCCATCGCGCTGAAGGTCCAATAGCCGGGCGCCGATTCCAGTGACGCAAGTGACTTCAGCGTGGTGCTGTTCGCATCCCGCTTGCCCACAAAGTCACCGCCGCCGCCCAGTTCTAGCCGATGCGTCAGGTGATATTC
The DNA window shown above is from Acidobacterium capsulatum ATCC 51196 and carries:
- a CDS encoding Fe2+-dependent dioxygenase; protein product: MLLTIPDVFSPEQVATIRQKLDSAEWTDGRVTAGHQSALAKNNMQIPEGHPVAKEVGEWILQSLGQNPLFVSAALPMKVFPPLFNRYAGGQSFGTHVDNAIRHLKGTTHRVRSDLSATLFFSSPEEYDGGELIIEDTYGIHSVKLPAGHMVLYPSSSLHKVLPVTRGARVSSFFWMQSMVRDDGARTLLFDLDNVAQSVGAADVNAPNAVKLTGIYHNLLRRWAEV